GCCGTCTTGAACAGCACCTGCCATTCCTGGCCGGTCTCGATCGCGCCGTCCCAGCGGTACACCGAGGTCACCGGCGCACTGATCTGCGCGCAGGCGGCGAGCCGCTGCTCGATCGCGCCGCGGGCCAGGCCCACGGCCTTGGCCTCGCTGTCGACGGTGGTCATGACGGTCAGGAACCGGGCGTCCGGGTGCCCGGCGGATCCGGGTGGTCGGGTCGATTCGGTCGGGTCGGCCACAGGTGCATCCTTCGCGGTGGGGGGCGGGAGGGATCGGGACAGACGGGACGGTGGGTCCGCGCCGCCGCCGAACCGGCTCGCCCGGCGGCCACGGAACCGCTCCGCATCGTACGGACCGAGATGATCATCCCGGAAGGGACCGGCCCGCCCGGCAGCGGGTATGCACCCGGACGCCGCCCCCTCCACGAGCCGGCTCCCGGACGGTTTCCGGCCGGCCCCCGGCCCGTGGTCGCGCTCCCCGGTTGCGTCCCGGGGCGCACCGGCAACGATGGAAAGGAAGCTCCGCCGCGTCCGCACGCGAAAGGCCGGCCTCATGGACGATCTCGATGCACTCGCCCGTCACCTGCTCGACGAAGCCAGGACCTCCGCGCACGGACGCAGCGCCCACCTCTTCCTGCACGACGGCCCGCTGCGGCAGGCCGTGATCGCCCTGACCGCGGGCACCGAGCTGGACGAGCACAACACTCCCCCGGCAGCGAGCCTGCACGTCCTGTACGGCCGGGTCCGGCTGACCGGGCAGGGTGGCGGTCCGGAGCTGAAGGCCGGTCAGGTCGCGATGCTCCCGCGCGAACGGCACGGGCTGCTGGCCCTGGAGAACGCGGCGGTGGTGCTGACGGCCGTCACCGGAGTCCCGCTGAGCGAGCGCCGTACGGCGGCCGCGGCGGGGGCACCGGGGTAGGGGCGCAGCCGTGACCCCGGGCCGGGGTCTGTCCGAGGGGTCGAGCCGTCATCCTGGTCGCCGAGTCCACCCTGTGCCGGTTCACAGTGCGACCACGATTTTGCCGTGAACATGCCTCTCGGCCTGCGTCGTCACGGCTGCGCGAATCTGCTCGACCGGGAAGGTCGCCGCGATCGGCACCGTGATCTCGCCGGAATGGATCGCGTCGGCGATCCGTTGCAGGGCGCCCGGACCCGCATCGAGGGCACCCGCCGTGCGCACGCCGGGCGGCGGGGCGGGGCCGTCGGCCACGACGGTGATCCGCTCGGGTGCCACGCCGAGCTCGAGCGCGGTCTCGGCCGCCTCCCTTCCGAACAGGTCGGTTGCGGCGGTGATCCCCTCGGGCGCCAGGGCCCGCACCCGGTCCGCCAGGCCGGGGCCGTACGCCACGGGTTCGGCGCCGAGCCCGCGCAGGAATCCGAACGTGCTCTCGGAGGCGGTGCCGAGCACCCGGGCACCCGCAAGCTTCGCCAACTGCACGGCGAAGACGCCCACGCCACCCGCCGCCCCACCGATCAGGACGGTGTCCCCGGCGCGGAGCCCGATCGCGGCGAGCGCGGCGGAGGCCGTCAGACCGGACACCACAAGCGTGGCCGCCACCTCGTCGCCGATGCCCTCCGGGGTGGGCCACAGCGTTGCCGCGGGTGTCTTGACCAGCACGAAATCGGCGACGGACCGGCCGATCGCAGCCCCGTACACCCGGTCGCCGGTCGCGAATCCCGTGGCGTCGGCGCCCACCTCGTCCACCACTCCGGCGAAGTCGCTGCCGAACCCGGCCGGCAAGGTGATGCCGAACCGCGCCGCCATGTCGGGCTGGGTGGTGATCTGCCAGTCCATCGGATTCAGCCCGGCTGCCGTGACCCGGACGCGCACCTCGTCCGGTGCGGCGTGCGGCTCGGGTATCTCCTGCAGTTCGAGTACTTCGGGACCGCCGAATCGCCGGTAACGGACAGCTCTACTCATCGGTGACCTCTCCTGGCCAGTGATGGGACTTGGTCTCATCGACCCTACCTCAGTGATGGGACCAAGTCCCGTACACTGCTCCCATGGCTCGCTGGCAACCCGACGCACCAGGACGACTCGCCGCCGCCGCCCTCGACCTCTTCGAGGAGCACGGCTACGAGAACACGACCGTGATCGAGATCGCGGAGCGCGCGGGGCTCACCAAGAGCACGTTCTTCCGGTACTTCCCGGACAAGCGTGAGGTGCTTTTCGGCAGGGGCACGGTGACCGGTCTGCTCGTCGAAGGGATCGCCTCGGCGCCGCCGGCGGCCGGTCCGCTCGACGCGGTGGCGGACGCCCTCGATGGGCTCGGCCGGACGTTCTTCACCGCCGACCGCCGCGAGTTCAGCCGCCGGCGCCAGGCCGTGCTGAACGCCCATACGGAACTGCGTGAACGCGAAGCCCTGAAAAGGATCGACCTCACCGCCTCGATGATCGAGGCCCTCCACCACCGCGGAGTCCCGAGCCTGACCGCGCGGGTGGCCGCGAAACTGGGCACGCTCGTCTGGGAGATCGCCTTCGATCAGTGGATCGACACCGACAACAGCGAGGACTTCGGCCCGCTGGCACGGCAAGCGCTCGCCGAAGTACGCGCGGCCGGAGCCGTGCGCCAGTAACGCAACAGGGGCCGGGCCCATCGAACGCCAGACGTGGCCCCTTCGCCCTTCCCGGGATCCGCCGGCTGATCACCGGCCCTCCCCGGGGGCCCACACCATGCCGGTGGCGGAACCGCACCGGCACCCGGTGCCGGAGTCAGGCCGCCAGCCACTGGTCGTAGGCCAGCTTGCACAGCAGGGCGACGACGACCACCACCAGGACGCCCCGTACGAAGCCGGCGCCGCGCTTGAGCGCCATCCGGGCGCCCACCAGGCCGCCGACGAGGTTGAACAGCGCCAGCAGGGCGCCGAGTTGCCACAGCACGGTGCCCTGGACCGCGAACATCGCCAGCGCGCCGGCATTGGTGCAGACGTTGACGACCTTGGCGGTGGCCGACGAGCTGACCAGGTCCATGTGCAGGATCGCGGTGAGCGCGACGACGAGGAAAGCACCGGTCCCGGGCCCGATCAGGCCGTCGTAGAAGCCGATGCCCAGGCCCGCGACGAGGACGGCCGCCACGACGCGCCGACGGGAGACCGGGCCCGAGGGCGCGGGCGCGGTCCCGAAGGCCGGGCGGAAGAGGACGAAGGCGAGCACCCCCAGCAGGACGGCCATGATCAGCGGGCGCAGCACCGCGCTGTTGATGCCCGCCGCGAAGAACGCCCCGCCCAGTGAACCGGCCATCGCGGCCAGGCCGATCCGCAGTGCCGTCCGGACATCGATCGGGGCCTTGCGGACGTAGGTGACCGCGGCCGCGGTCGTGCCGACGATGGCGGTGGACTTGTTGGTGGCGAGCACGTAGGCGGCCGGGGTGTGCGGGAGGCCGACCAGCAGCGCCGGGAGCAGCAGCAGTCCACCACCGCCCACGACGGCATCGATCCAGCCCGCCGCGAGGGCTGCCAGGGCGAGCAGGGTCAGGGTGAACAGCGATATATCAGCGGGCACCAGGTGATCTTAAGGACCGCGCGCGCCCGTGCCGGGGGGATTTCCGGCCGCCGGGCCGCGGAAACATGCCACCAATTACCGGGCGTGCCTGCGACGTTGCCCGCCGCATACGGGCGCGGGCTGGAATCCGCAACCGAAGTGCGCTGCGCCGATCGGGCGAATTGGCGCGCCAACTGTGGTGCGTCGTCCGGCCGGTCACTTCAATCGGTGCTACCGACGGTGGGGTGCCCATCCCCTGTCGGGGGACCAGGGACGACTAGCCGTCATGCGGCAATTCCGTCCTGTTCTTCAGGGCACCCCCGACAGGTGAGCATGTGCGGAGGTTTCCTTTTCTCCGGCGTGCCGCAGCCCCCACCTCCTTCGTGGAGCCTTCGAAAGGGGCTGTCCAACATGGCACTCACCCTCACCCTCACCCCGTCAACCGTAGCGGCGGGCGGGACCTTCACAGCAACGGCCGCCGGTGCCACATCGGGAGAGTTGATCACCTTCACCTACGACGCGGCAGTTCCAGTAGTAGTGGCCGCTGACGGCGCGGGTAATGCGTCCGCCACCTTCACGGCGACCACCACGGGACCGGTGGCTGCCGTCGGTACGCTCAGTGGGGCAGCTGTAGCGACGCTGACCGTCAGCGCGGGACCGAACTGTGTGGTCACGCTGACCTCCGCGCCCCCCAGCCCGGTCGCCGCCGGCACGCCGGTGACCTTCACCGCCACCGTCACCTGCGGCGGCACCCCCGTCGTGGGCGCGCTGGTCCTGTTCACCACCCCAAGCGGCCCGATCGGAATCGGCGTCACCGGTGCCACCGGCACCGCCACCACGACCACCAGCTTGCTGCCCCCCGGCACCACCACCGTCACGGCCACCGTGATCGCCGCCACCACCACCTGCACCTGCATCGGCGTCTCCGCGACCACGACCGTGACCGTCACCGCGCCGCCGAGCTGCGTGGTCACGCTGACCTCCGCGCCCCCCAGCCCGGTCGCCGCCGGCACGCCGGTGACCTTCACCGCCACCGTCACCTGCGGCGGCGCCCCCGTCGTGGGCGCGACAGTCCTCTTCACCACCCCCGGCGGCCCGATCGGAGTCGGCGTCACCGGTGCCACCGGCACCGCCACCACGACCACCAGCTTGCTGCCCCCCGGCACCACCACCGTCACGGCCACGGTTGCTGCTGCCACCACCACCTGCACCTGCATCGGGGGCTCCGCGACCACGACCGTGACCGTCACCGCGCCGCCGAGCTGCGTGGTCACGCTGACCTCCGCGCCCCCCAGCCCGGTCGCCGCCGGCACGCCGGTGACCTTCACCGCCACCGTCACCTGCGGCGGCGCCCCCGTCGTGGGCGCGGCAGTCCTGTTCACCACCCCCGGCGGCCCGATCGGAGTCGGCGTCACCGGTGCCACCGGCACCGCGACCACGACCACCAGCTTGCTGCCCCCCGGCACCACCACCGTCACGGCCACGGTTGCTGCTGCCACCACCACCTGCTCCTGCATCGGCGTGAGCGCGACCACGACCGTGACCGTCGGCTCGGCGGCGGTGCTCACGGCGCAGCCGGCCTGCTACCGGCTGGACCTCACCACACTGACCGCCCAGGCCACGTTCACTGCGACGGGCGCGACGCCGGGTTCGACGGTCACGTTCCACCTGGGCACCGGGCCCAACGGACCCGTGGCGTGCACCGCCGTGGCCAACGCGAGCGGCACCGCCACCTGCACGGCCACCCTCAGCCTCTTCCAGCTGGTCTTCGTCACCTACACCGCGACCAGCGGGACGCAGGCCTCCACCAGCACCCTGGGGCCCTGCCTCTCCTGACCCCACCGGCGCGCATGCGGCACAGTCAACAGCGTGCCGTCGCCCGCCTGAACCCGTGAAACCGGCCCAGGGCTGCTGAGCGGCCCGGCAACACAGCCGTCCCCCGTAACGCAACTACGGGGGACGGCTGCAGGGCCACAAGGATAGGCCCTGCGGCACGGTGGCACGCCGGGTTGAGCCCGGGACGCGCCTCGGGCCCACGGGTCACGCGACGAGGGACCCCTCGCAAAAGAGAGACACAGAAGGAGTGCGACATGGGCTGCAATTGCGGCGGCGGTGCCCGTCCGACCGTCACCGTCTACCAGTTGAACCTGCCCGACGGCACCGCGCGCCAGTTCTACACCTGGCAAGAGGCCGAGGCCGCCAACCAGCGAGCGGGCGGCGGCGGCAGCATCGTCATCATCAATCAGTAGCGGAATTCGCCTACCGAGGCCGCCGTCTTCCCCTCCAGCGGACCGGGAAAACGGCCGGCCTCGGCCCTCAATGAACGCCATGCGCCGACCCGAGAGACGACCACCACTCCGCCTCGGGCCACTCACGGTGAGAGGACGCACTCCCCCATGAGCCTTTTGGAGTTCCTGCTTTCCCTCGGCGCCACGTGCCGCCTCACCCGATTCATTACGAAGGACACTCTCGCCGGGGGATTCCGCTCCTGGATCGCCGACCGTTTCGGCGATGACTCCAAACCCTCCTACCTGGTCAGTTGCAGCTGGTGTACGAGCATCTGGGTGGCCGCCGCCATGACCGCCCTCACGCAATGGGCCGGCGGAACCGTCGCCCTGCAGCTCACCACCACCGCCCTGTCGCTCTCCTACCTCGCCGGGCTCGCTTCGCGCTGGCTCGACTGATCGTCGCGGCAGCGCAGGCGCGCCCCGGGCTGTTCTCCCGCGACTTCGCGTGGGTCAAGTCCTCGTACAGCGACGCCAACGGCGGGGAAGGCATCGAGTTCTCCCCCGCCCTCACCCAGGTCCACGGCGTCGTCCCCGTCCGCGACTCCAAGAACCCCGACGGCCCGGCCCTCGTCTTCCCCGCCGACGGCTGGTCGTCATTCATAGCTGCTGTGAAAGGCGGGGAGTTCTCCGCCTGACGCGGAAAACCTGTGCCGCCCCGCAGGCCCCGCCGATAGCGTCAACTCCCATGCGCATTCTCGTTCTTGGCGGTACGTCCTTCGTGGGCCGCGCCATCGTGGAAGATGCCCTGCGCTCCGGGGCCGAGGTCACCTTGTTCGGCCGGGGCCGGACCGGGGTGGAGCTGTTCCCGGAGCTGACCCGGCTGATCGGTGACCGGGACACCGGCGACTACGGGGCGCTGGGCGAGGACAGTTGGGACGCGGTCGTGGATGTCAGCGGCTATGTCCCGCGGCATGTCGGGCAGGCGATGGACGCACTGGGCGACCGGGTCGGCCGGTATCTGTTCCTCTCCAGCCATGCGGTCTACCAGCGGGAGGGGGTGGGTCCGGGTTCCGACGAGGACACCCCGCGCCGCCCGCCCGTACGGGACACCGAGGAGCTGACCGAGGCCACCTACGGTCCGTGCAAGGTGGCCTGCGAGGACGATGTGCTGGCGCGGTACGGCGCGCGGGCGACGATCGTGCGGGCCGGGAAGGTGGCCGGGCCGCACGATACGGCGGACACCTTCACGTACTGGGTGCGCCGGGCCGCCCGGGGCGGACGCGTGGCGCTGCCCGCCGATCCCGGGCAGCCGGTGCAGGTCATCGACTCGCGGGATCTGGCCCGCCTCGTCGTGCAGTTGCTCGTCGACGACCGTCCGGGCGCCTTCCACGCGGTGGGGCCGGCCGAGCCGGTCACGCTCGGCGGGCTGATCGAGACCTGTGCGCGGGTGGCCGGCAGCCGGATCGAGCTCGTACGGGTGCCGGACGACGACCTGCCGCTGTTCTTCCCGCTGGTACGGGACGACTGGGCGACGCAGCAGCGCAGCCCGGCCCGCGCGCGGGCGGCGGGGCTGCCCGCGACCCCGCTGGAGGTGACCGCGGCCGACGTCCTGGCCTGGGACCGGGCGCGCGGCGAGCCGCCGCTGACGGCGGGGTTCACGCCCGAGGAGGAGCGGGCGCGGCTGGCGCGCCGGGACGGTTCTCAGAGCTCGGAGGGCCGCCCCGTTCTTGCTCGGCGCACTGAGCCGCACACGGCCGTGGGCTGCTAGGTTGCGCTTCGGCGAACGTGCGTACGGAGGCAGTGTTGTGATCGGGCTGGGAGCAATAGCGGGGATCGCGATGGTGGAGCTCGGCATGGTGCTGACGCCGGGGCCGAACATGATCTACCTGGTCTCCCGCTCGATCGCCCAGGGCCGCCGGGCGGGGCTGACCTCGCTGGCCGGGGTCTTCCTCGGCTTCCTGGTCTATCTCTTCGCGGTGTCCGCCGGTATCGCCACCGTCTTCGCGCTGGTGCCGGAGATCTACCTGGCGATCAAGCTGGCCGGAGCCGGCTACCTGCTCTGGCTGGCCTGGAAGGCCATCCGGCCGGGCGGCCGATCCCCTGTCGCGCCCCAGGAGTTGACGCAGGCCGGGGCCCGCAAGCTCTTCCTGATGGGCTTCCTCACCTGCCTGCTCAATCCCAAGGTGGCCATCCTCTACATCTCGCTGCTGCCGCAGTTCGTCGACCCGGCACGCGGTCATGTCGGCCTGCAGGGGCTGCTGTTGGGGCTGACCCAGATCGCGGTGGGGGTCGCGGGCAACGCGTTCTTCATCGTGACGGCCGGCTCCGTCGCCGGGTTCTTCGCCCGGCACCCGCTCTGGCAGCGCCTGCACCGCTATGTGATGGGCACCGCGCTGGCGGGCTTCGCCGTCAGGATCGCCACCGAACGAACGGGCGCCGCGGTCGCCCTGCGCTGACAGCTGGGCGCCGGGGGCGACCACGCAGGTGAGCTGAGGCGCCGGGGCAGGCGTGGAGAGCGGAGTTCCCCGTCACATCCGGGGGCGTCGACATACGACGTGGAACTCGGCACGTAATTTTCGGTACGTGGAACACGGTTCTTAGAACTCTCTTACACCTGATGCGTATTCAGTTCTTCATGAACTCCAACCCTCACAAGACCGCGGGACACCGCCGTCCCACCCGCGTGCTGGCCGCCTCGCTCGCGCTGACCGCGACCACCCTCGGCGTCGTCGGATGTGACCGCGCCGCCGCCGGCACGCTGGAGGGCAGCCATCTCCAACTCCCCGTATCCGGCGGCACGGCGGTCGTCGACACCGACTCCCTCGCGGTGACCGCGCACACCGGTGGCGGGCGGCAGCTGGTGCTGTCCGACGGGGCCGCGGGCGGACTGGGCAAGCCCGGTCCGGTGACGCAGACGGCCGACGGGGCGCGGTGGAGCTACCCCGACAAGGGCCTTCAGGTCACGGCGAGTTCGGAGCGCGGGCGGCTGCGGATCAAGCTGCGGTCGGACCGTGACGGGTCGGTCGACTGGCCGGTGACCGGCACCGACCGGGCCGCCTCCGCCGTCCAGGTACCGCGCGGCGAGGGGCTGGACATCCCGGTGCGGGACGCGTTCTGGAACGCCTCTCCGGAGAAGGGCGGGCTGGCCGGCAGCACCGTCGACATGGGCGAGGCCCTCTCGTTGCCGCTGTGGGGCTACTCCATGGGCGGGGCGGGCGGCGGGAGCGGCGTCAGCTACCTCACCCCGACCGACCTCGGCACCTCGCTGCGGTTCGCCTCCGCCGGCGGCCGGCTGCGCACCACGGCCCAGCATGCCTTCGACGCCGGTGAGGGCACCCGCGACTACGAGGTCTCCTTCGCCCTCACCGACGGCAATCCGGTCGCCCCGGCCGCCGACTACCGCTCCTACCTCGCGCAGCACGGCCGGCTCGGCAGCCTGCGCAAGAAGATCCGGCAGAACCCGGCCACCGAAAAGCTGCTGGGTGCGTTCCACGCCTATGTGTGGGGCGAGGCGCGCACCGCCCCCGGGGTCGAGGCGCTGAAGAAGCTGGGCGTGGACCGGATGTGGCTGGGCTACGACTCCGGTCCCGACCCGATGAAGGGACCGGCGGTGCGGGCCGCCAAGAAGGCGGGCTACCTCGTCGGCCCGTACGACACCTTCGCCAACGGCCAGGACCCCGAGAAGGCCGACAGCCCCACCTCCGTCTGGCCGGACCGGGTCTATCCCGACTTCTGCGTCCGCCGGGCCGACGGCACCCCGCAGCCGGGCTTCGGCAAGCGCGGCTGCTACCTCAGCTCGCGCGCCTTCGAGAAGGCCGAGCCCGCGAAGCACTACCTCGCCGACCGGACCCGCACGATGGTCGCCAACGGCGCGGACAGCTACTTCCTCGACGTGGATGCGACGGGAGAGCTGTTCCGCGATCACGGCAAGGGCCATGAGATGACCAAGGCCGGCGACCGCGCGAGCCGGCTGGCCCGGATGGTGCGGCTGTCGAAGAACCTCGTCCTGGGGTCGGAGGGCGCCCAGGCGTGGGCCAACAAGGTGCTGGCCTACAACCACGGCTCGGGCACCCCGGTCGACGACGGCCTGTGGGCCCTGGAGCGGGACAAGAAGACGTGGGGCGGCTACGCGCCGGAGAAGGCCCCCGGCGCCTTCTTCAAGCCGGTCCGGCTGCCCGCCCGGATGGCCACCGCCATGTACGACCCCAAGTACCGCGCGCCGCTCTACGAGACCGCGCTGCACGGCTCGCTGGTGAACGTGGAGCGCTGGGAGCTGTCGTACCAGAAGCTGCCGGCCCAGAAGACCACCCGGGCGCTGCTGGCGATGCTCTACAACACCCCGCTGAACTTCGTTCTCGACGGCCCGACGCTGCAGAAGGACGGGCCACAGCTCGCCGCGCTGCAGAAGTTCTTCTCGCCGCTGCACCGCGCCGCCGGCACGCAGCAGCTGACCTCGTTCCGGTGGCTGACCGCGGATCGCAGCGTCCAGCGCACGGTCTTCGGCAAGGGCGCGCTGACCGTCACCGCCAACTTCGGCAGCAAGGCCCACGGCGGCCTGCCGGGCGGCTGTGTGGATGCCGAGCTGGCCACCGACCGGCAGCCGCGGCGGCTGTGCCCGGCGCAGCTGAACGGCTGACCGGCCGGCATCCTGGCTGACCTGCTGATCTGCCGGAGGGCGGCCGCCCGCGCGGCGGCCGCCCTCACACGGCGGCCGCCGCGCCACTGAGGGCAGCGTTCCGCCCGGGAAACAGAGCAGATGCGGGCGGGTAACAGCCACGCCCCAGTGTGAGGGGCATGACCTCGATGCCGCCGCACCCGGATGCCACCACAGATGCCGCGCCCGGCACCACACCCACCCTCGTCCTGATCGGCCACGGCATGGTCGGCCAGCGCTTCCTGGAGGAGCTGGCCGACCGCGGTGTCACCGAGCGGATGCGGGTGGTCGTGCTGTGCGAGGAGCCCCGCCCGGCCTACGACCGCGTCCAGCTGACGTCGTACTTCGCCGGCCGCACCCCGGACGACCTGAGCCTGGCCGACCCGGAATTCCTGGCCCGGCACGGCATCGAGCTGCACCTCGGCGACCCGGCCACCGCCGTGGACCGCACCACCCGCACGGTCACCTCCCGCTCCGGGCTGACCGTCCGCTACGACACCCTGGTGCTGGCCACCGGCTCGTATCCGTTCGTGCCGCCGGTGCCCGGCAAGGACAGCGCGGGCTGTTTCGTCTACCGCACGATCGACGACCTGCTGGCCATCGAGGAGTACGCCAAGAACGCCCGCACGGGTGTGGTGGTGGGCGGCGGGCTGCTCGGCCTGGAGGCGGCCGGTGCGCTCAAGGGGCTCGGGCTGCACACCCACGTCGTGGAGTTCGCCCCGCGGCTGATGGCCCTCCAGGTCGACGAGGGCGGCGGCCGGGCGCTGCGCCGCACCATCGAGGAGATGGGCCTGGAGGTGCACACCGGTGTCGGCGGCAAGGAGATCGTCGCGGACGGCAGCGGCGCGGTGGCCGCCATGGGGCTCTCGGACGACTCCCGGATCGACACCGATCTGGTCGTCTTCTCGGCCGGCGTCCGCCCCCGTGACCAACTCGCCCGGGACTGCGGACTGCCGGTCGGCGAGCGCGGCGGCATCGTCGTCGACGAGCAGTGCCGCACCGTCGACCCGGCCGTGTACGCGATCGGCGAGTGCGCGCTGGCCGCCGACGGCCGGGTCTACGGCCTGGTCGCCCCGGGCTACGACATGGCGCGGGTGACGGCCGGCGAGATCGCCGCCCGGCTCGGTGACGACACCGGGCAGCCCGACGGCTTCACCGGTGCCGATCTGTCCACCAAGCTCAAGCTGCTCGGCGTGGACGTCGCGTCCTTCGGCGATGCGCACGGTGCGACGGACGGCGCGCTGGACGTGGTCTACGCCGACTCCCGCAGCGGCGTCTACAAGAAGCTGGTGATCGACGCCACGGGCGAGCTGCTGGGCGGGGTGCTGGTCGGCGACGCCGAGGCGTACGGCATGCTGCGGCCGCTGACCGGCACCGTGCCGCCGCTGGCACCCGAGCAGCTGGTCCTGCCCGCCGGGGCTGCCGGGGGCGGCGGCGCGCTCGGCCCGTCCGCACTGCCGGACGAGGCGGTGCTGTGCAACTGCCACAACGTGACCAAGGGGACGGTCCGGGCCGCGGTCACCGAGCACTCCTGCGGCACCCTCCCCGAGATCAAGAAGTGCACCAAGGCCGGCACCGGCTGCGGCAGTTGCGTCAAATCGCTGACCGCCGTGATGAACGACGAACTGGCCGCGTCCGGCGTCAGCCTCGACACCGGGCTGTGCGGCTGCTTCCCGCACACCCGCGCCGAGCTGTACGAGATCGTGCGCACCCTGCGGCTGACGTCCTTCGCCGAGCTGCTGGACTCGCACGGCCGCCCGGAGGCACGCCACGGCGACGGATGCGAGATCTGCAAGCCCACCGTCGGCTCGATCATCGCCTCCCTCGCGCCGGCCGTCGGCGCCGACGGCTATGTCCTCGACGGCGAGCAGGCCGCCCTCCAGGACACCAACGACCACTTCCTCGCCAACCTCCAGCGCAACGGCTCGTACTCCATCGTGCCGCGCATCCCCGGCGGGGAGATCACCCCGGAGAAGCTGATCGTGATCGGCGAGGTGGCCCGCGACTTCGGCCTCTACACCAAGATCACCGGCGGCCAGCGGATCGACCTGTTCGGCGCCCGGGTGGATCAACTCCCGCAGGTGTGGGCCCGGTTGGTGGACGCCGGCTTCGAGTCGGGGCATGCGTACGGCAAGGCGCTGCGCACCGTGAAGTCGTGTGTGGGCCAGACCTGGTGCCGTTACGGCGTCCAGGACTCGGTCCGTATGGCCATCGAACTGGAGCTGCGCTACCGGGGCCTGCGCTCCCCGCACAAGCTGAAGTCCGCGGTCTCGGGCTGCGCGCGGGAGTGTGCGGAGGCCCGCGGCAAGGACTTCGGCGTCATCGCCACCTCCCAGGGCTGGAACCTGTACGTGGGCGGCAACGGCGGCGCGGATCCGCGCCATGCCGACCTGCTCGCCCAGGACCTGGACGACGCCGGGCTGATCCGCCTGATCGACCGCTTCCTGATGTTCTACATCCGCACCGCCGACCGCCTGGAGCGCACCTCGGCCTGGCTGGAGCGGATCGAGGGCGGGCTCGACCACGTACGGGATGTCGTCGTCCACGACTCCCTGGGGCTGTGCGACGAGCTGGAGGCCCTGATGGCCGCCCATGTCACCCACTACCGCGACGAGTGGGCCGAAACCCTCGCCGATCCCGAACGGCTGGCCCGCTTCGTGTCCTTCGTCAATGCGCCCGGCGCACCGGATCCGTCGGTCCGCTTCGTACCGGAGCGCGACCAGGTCAAGCCGGATCTGACGCTGCTGGCCGGCCCCACTCTGCCCGTTCGCACTCTGGAAGGGACTTCCGTCTGATGGCCACCGCGATCACCCCTCTCGACTCCCTCACCTCCCTCACCCATCCCGCCACCGGCGCCGCGGCCACTGCCTCCGCCACGACCGCCGCATCCGCCACGGCCGCCACGGTCGAGATCCGCTGCCCCCAGGGCTGGGTCGCGGTGTGCACGACGGACGACCTCACCCCGGGGCGCGGGGTCGCCGCCCTCCTCCCGGACGGCACCCAGGCCGCGCTCTTCGCCGACCGCGCCGGGCAGACGTATGCGATCGCCAACCGCGATCCGTTCACCGGCGCCCAAGTCCTCTCCCGCGGCCTGACCGGCTCGGCCGACGGCCGGGCGTT
This portion of the Streptomyces sp. 2114.4 genome encodes:
- the cutA gene encoding divalent-cation tolerance protein CutA encodes the protein MADPTESTRPPGSAGHPDARFLTVMTTVDSEAKAVGLARGAIEQRLAACAQISAPVTSVYRWDGAIETGQEWQVLFKTAQARYPALEAYLLQAHDYDTPEIIATPVTHGGAGYLSWVAKETS
- a CDS encoding cupin, with translation MDDLDALARHLLDEARTSAHGRSAHLFLHDGPLRQAVIALTAGTELDEHNTPPAASLHVLYGRVRLTGQGGGPELKAGQVAMLPRERHGLLALENAAVVLTAVTGVPLSERRTAAAAGAPG
- a CDS encoding NADP-dependent oxidoreductase, translating into MSRAVRYRRFGGPEVLELQEIPEPHAAPDEVRVRVTAAGLNPMDWQITTQPDMAARFGITLPAGFGSDFAGVVDEVGADATGFATGDRVYGAAIGRSVADFVLVKTPAATLWPTPEGIGDEVAATLVVSGLTASAALAAIGLRAGDTVLIGGAAGGVGVFAVQLAKLAGARVLGTASESTFGFLRGLGAEPVAYGPGLADRVRALAPEGITAATDLFGREAAETALELGVAPERITVVADGPAPPPGVRTAGALDAGPGALQRIADAIHSGEITVPIAATFPVEQIRAAVTTQAERHVHGKIVVAL
- a CDS encoding TetR/AcrR family transcriptional regulator, yielding MARWQPDAPGRLAAAALDLFEEHGYENTTVIEIAERAGLTKSTFFRYFPDKREVLFGRGTVTGLLVEGIASAPPAAGPLDAVADALDGLGRTFFTADRREFSRRRQAVLNAHTELREREALKRIDLTASMIEALHHRGVPSLTARVAAKLGTLVWEIAFDQWIDTDNSEDFGPLARQALAEVRAAGAVRQ
- a CDS encoding TSUP family transporter, whose product is MPADISLFTLTLLALAALAAGWIDAVVGGGGLLLLPALLVGLPHTPAAYVLATNKSTAIVGTTAAAVTYVRKAPIDVRTALRIGLAAMAGSLGGAFFAAGINSAVLRPLIMAVLLGVLAFVLFRPAFGTAPAPSGPVSRRRVVAAVLVAGLGIGFYDGLIGPGTGAFLVVALTAILHMDLVSSSATAKVVNVCTNAGALAMFAVQGTVLWQLGALLALFNLVGGLVGARMALKRGAGFVRGVLVVVVVALLCKLAYDQWLAA
- a CDS encoding Ig-like domain repeat protein → MALTLTLTPSTVAAGGTFTATAAGATSGELITFTYDAAVPVVVAADGAGNASATFTATTTGPVAAVGTLSGAAVATLTVSAGPNCVVTLTSAPPSPVAAGTPVTFTATVTCGGTPVVGALVLFTTPSGPIGIGVTGATGTATTTTSLLPPGTTTVTATVIAATTTCTCIGVSATTTVTVTAPPSCVVTLTSAPPSPVAAGTPVTFTATVTCGGAPVVGATVLFTTPGGPIGVGVTGATGTATTTTSLLPPGTTTVTATVAAATTTCTCIGGSATTTVTVTAPPSCVVTLTSAPPSPVAAGTPVTFTATVTCGGAPVVGAAVLFTTPGGPIGVGVTGATGTATTTTSLLPPGTTTVTATVAAATTTCSCIGVSATTTVTVGSAAVLTAQPACYRLDLTTLTAQATFTATGATPGSTVTFHLGTGPNGPVACTAVANASGTATCTATLSLFQLVFVTYTATSGTQASTSTLGPCLS
- a CDS encoding DUF397 domain-containing protein, whose protein sequence is MGRRNRRPAAHHHRPVALLPRRARFALARLIVAAAQARPGLFSRDFAWVKSSYSDANGGEGIEFSPALTQVHGVVPVRDSKNPDGPALVFPADGWSSFIAAVKGGEFSA
- a CDS encoding NAD-dependent epimerase/dehydratase family protein, translating into MRILVLGGTSFVGRAIVEDALRSGAEVTLFGRGRTGVELFPELTRLIGDRDTGDYGALGEDSWDAVVDVSGYVPRHVGQAMDALGDRVGRYLFLSSHAVYQREGVGPGSDEDTPRRPPVRDTEELTEATYGPCKVACEDDVLARYGARATIVRAGKVAGPHDTADTFTYWVRRAARGGRVALPADPGQPVQVIDSRDLARLVVQLLVDDRPGAFHAVGPAEPVTLGGLIETCARVAGSRIELVRVPDDDLPLFFPLVRDDWATQQRSPARARAAGLPATPLEVTAADVLAWDRARGEPPLTAGFTPEEERARLARRDGSQSSEGRPVLARRTEPHTAVGC
- a CDS encoding LysE family translocator; its protein translation is MIGLGAIAGIAMVELGMVLTPGPNMIYLVSRSIAQGRRAGLTSLAGVFLGFLVYLFAVSAGIATVFALVPEIYLAIKLAGAGYLLWLAWKAIRPGGRSPVAPQELTQAGARKLFLMGFLTCLLNPKVAILYISLLPQFVDPARGHVGLQGLLLGLTQIAVGVAGNAFFIVTAGSVAGFFARHPLWQRLHRYVMGTALAGFAVRIATERTGAAVALR